One stretch of Nocardia mangyaensis DNA includes these proteins:
- a CDS encoding TetR/AcrR family transcriptional regulator, translating into MRSAEPGRRALLGAGRRLLATENLGRLSVNAITAEARMAKGSFYQHWPSRESYLLALHRAFHDDLADQVATAIADLPPGERRLMTAITTYLDGCLAEPATKALLVQARTDAGLHTEVTARNATAADLLLADLVAMGWTDAEPVAVLLVAAIAETALLEMDPPAPRPDLRAALLRLAR; encoded by the coding sequence ATGAGATCCGCCGAACCCGGCCGCCGCGCCCTGCTCGGCGCGGGCAGGCGACTGCTTGCCACCGAGAATCTGGGCAGGCTGTCGGTCAACGCGATCACCGCCGAGGCGCGGATGGCCAAGGGCAGCTTCTATCAGCACTGGCCGAGCCGTGAGTCCTATCTCCTCGCCCTGCACCGCGCTTTCCACGACGACCTCGCCGATCAGGTGGCGACCGCGATCGCCGACCTGCCCCCGGGCGAGCGGCGCCTCATGACCGCGATCACCACCTACCTCGACGGCTGCCTGGCCGAACCGGCGACGAAAGCCCTGCTCGTGCAGGCCCGCACCGACGCCGGTCTCCACACCGAGGTCACGGCCCGCAACGCCACCGCCGCCGACCTGCTGCTCGCCGATTTGGTGGCGATGGGCTGGACCGACGCCGAACCCGTCGCGGTCCTGCTGGTCGCCGCGATCGCCGAGACCGCGCTCCTGGAGATGGACCCGCCCGCCCCACGCCCCGACCTGCGCGCTGCCCTGCTGCGCCTGGCCCGGTGA
- a CDS encoding alpha/beta fold hydrolase: protein MESSRASNPDGDDHALDPDGGGPGPARRDTVTVRTTHGDVAVHLSGRFPGAAPGLLLLHANPGDHRDFDPIVATLGKTWAIAAVDWPGYGESTVTDLDAITVEALGEIAEQVVEALTDNGFRTFTVLGNSVGGYAAVRLAQRVEARVRGLVLVQPAGFAPRNLLSRGLFRVMARPGVARRAVVPCARMYLGSARNAGLRPILERAEAIPRDPTRLAVYRRLWRTLDDPRVDLPAAGPLLPDLPVLVVWGRNDPINPWLLNRRGIARALPHAEVAVLAARHEPFAETPGRFLDAVRAFLTARTETPS from the coding sequence ATGGAGTCTTCCCGCGCATCGAACCCCGACGGGGACGACCACGCACTCGATCCCGACGGCGGCGGGCCCGGTCCGGCCCGCCGCGACACGGTGACGGTCCGGACGACCCATGGCGATGTGGCCGTCCATCTGAGCGGACGGTTCCCCGGCGCGGCCCCCGGCCTGCTCCTGCTCCACGCCAATCCTGGCGACCACCGCGATTTCGATCCGATCGTCGCCACTTTGGGAAAGACCTGGGCGATCGCCGCGGTCGACTGGCCTGGCTACGGCGAGTCGACGGTCACCGATCTCGACGCGATCACCGTCGAGGCGCTCGGTGAGATCGCGGAGCAGGTAGTAGAAGCACTGACCGACAACGGCTTCCGTACCTTCACCGTGCTCGGCAACAGCGTCGGTGGCTACGCGGCGGTGCGGCTGGCGCAGCGGGTCGAGGCTCGGGTTCGTGGGCTGGTGCTGGTGCAGCCCGCCGGGTTCGCACCGCGGAATCTGTTGAGCCGTGGGCTGTTCCGTGTGATGGCGCGTCCGGGTGTGGCACGTCGGGCGGTCGTGCCGTGCGCACGGATGTATCTGGGTTCCGCGCGCAACGCCGGGTTGCGGCCCATTCTCGAACGGGCCGAGGCGATTCCCCGCGACCCGACCCGCCTCGCGGTGTACCGCCGGCTGTGGCGCACCCTCGACGATCCCCGGGTGGACCTGCCCGCGGCCGGTCCGTTGCTGCCGGATCTGCCGGTGCTGGTGGTCTGGGGACGCAACGATCCCATCAATCCGTGGCTGCTCAATCGGCGCGGTATCGCCCGCGCCCTGCCGCACGCCGAGGTCGCGGTGCTCGCGGCCCGGCACGAACCGTTCGCCGAGACGCCGGGGCGCTTCCTCGACGCGGTGCGCGCATTTCTCACCGCCCGTACGGAAACGCCGTCATGA
- a CDS encoding class I SAM-dependent methyltransferase — translation MTGVKDRLLTTLADQLGNPHGLLGKGVAVALNRGNKRAIAAAVDAAAPTAGATVADIGFGGGVGLGLLLTRVGRDGVVHGIEPSRDMLTRARVGFTTEVADLRLVLAEGSLASLPLPAASLDAAITVNTLYFLDDLPAACAELARVLRSGGTAVVGIGDPEAMAKMPFTPYGFTLRPVDEVVEALSAAGLTVERRALANPPLPHHLLVARKP, via the coding sequence ATGACCGGGGTCAAGGATCGCCTGCTCACCACCCTCGCCGATCAGCTCGGCAATCCGCACGGACTGCTCGGCAAGGGCGTGGCGGTCGCGCTCAACCGCGGGAACAAACGCGCCATCGCCGCGGCCGTCGACGCGGCGGCACCGACGGCGGGTGCCACGGTCGCCGATATCGGCTTCGGCGGCGGTGTCGGGCTCGGGCTCCTGCTGACCCGTGTCGGGCGCGACGGCGTGGTGCACGGCATCGAGCCCTCGCGCGACATGCTCACCCGCGCCCGCGTCGGTTTCACGACGGAGGTGGCCGATCTGCGCCTCGTACTGGCGGAGGGTTCCCTGGCCTCGCTCCCGCTGCCCGCGGCGAGCCTCGACGCGGCGATCACCGTCAACACCCTCTACTTCCTCGATGATCTGCCCGCTGCGTGTGCCGAACTCGCGCGCGTGCTCCGGTCGGGCGGGACCGCGGTGGTCGGCATCGGTGATCCCGAGGCGATGGCCAAGATGCCTTTCACTCCTTATGGATTCACCTTGCGGCCCGTCGACGAGGTCGTCGAGGCGCTGAGCGCGGCCGGGCTGACGGTGGAGCGGCGCGCACTGGCGAATCCACCGCTTCCCCACCATCTGCTCGTCGCCCGCAAGCCCTGA